The window AGCACGTGCGTGTGGTGCCGGAGGATGAAAAGATGGCTCGATCAGAAGGGGTTCGAATACAGCTACGTCGATGTAGACCTGGCCCCGGACAGGGAGCATGAAGCGATCATGGACGAGGTCCGCAAGTGGAACCCCTCCTGCTCTTTCCCGACCGTGGTGATCAACGATCAGGAATGCTTCTCGGGCTTTGACCCCGAACGGCTCGAGGAGATCCTGGGGCTATGACCGGCCAGCCCTCCGCCCGGAGGATCGAAATGATGTTCCGCAAGCTTCTCGCAGACGCTGAAGCAGGAGGGTATCACCTTAACCCCGACGAGGAGTTCACCAGGGAACTCCTCGAGGCACTTGTTGTGAACATCGACCGTTACGGCTACCCCTCCTGCCCGTGCCGCCTGGCCGGGGGCTCCCGCGATGAGGACCTGGACATCATCTGCCCCTGCGACTACCGGGACCCGGATCTCGACCAGTTCGGCGCCTGCTACTGCGCCCTTTACGTGTCAAACGAGATCGCGGAAGGGAAGAGGGAGGCACGATCTATCCCGGAGAGAAGGCCGCTGAAGAGCGAACGGGATAGATCGTCCGAGGGGGCGAGGGGGCGAAGGGGCGAAAGAGCTGAATTCACGGACTCACGCATCCACGGACGTACGCGCGGACGTATTAGCCTACCCGGTGTGGCGGTGCAAGGTGTGCGGTTACCTGTGCGCCCGGGAGCATCCCCCCGGAAAGTGTCCCATCTGTAAAGCGGACAAGGACCGGTTTGAGAGGTTCATGTAAGAGCAGAAACCGGGAATCGGAAACCAGGAATCAGAATAAGGTCAAAAACTCGCAGCCACCTGCTTAATAGCTTAAGAACAAAATTAAAAGCTTTCTCACAGAGCGACTGTGTTAGTGCTTTTGATTTAGCCTTTAACTGATTTCTGATTCCTGCCCTGCCCTGAGCCTGTCGAAGGGATTCCTGATTCCTGCCCAAGGAATTTCCCCCTGTCCTCGAGAAATTCCTTGTAAACCTTGTAGTATTCCGTCTCTTCATACTCCACCACCTTCGGCGGGAGGTGGTCGAAGCTGTAGACGGTGGCGCCGGGGCAGGCCAGGAGGATGGGCGAGTGGCTGGCGATGATGAACTGGGCGTGGCCGCGCCAGGCGGCCTCCCTGATGATCTTGAGGAGCCGCACCTGGCTTCTGGGCGACAGGGCCGTTTCCGGTTCGTCCAGGAGGTACAGGCCCTCGATACTGTACCTGGACCCGAAGAAGGAGAGCAGGGACTGCCCGTGGGACTGGTTCATGAGGGAGCTTCCCCCGAAATATTTCAGGATGCCCGGATCGGACACAGCGAACTCGTCGAGAGCGGAAGCGAAGGTCCTGAAAATGTCGGAGGAGAAGAAGGATCCGGGAACAGCCCCATTGGACCAGCAAGCCTGGAGGTAATCGTGGAGTCTTTCTTCAAAGGGGCTTTTGGCGTGACGACGCCGGCCCTGCTCTTCCCAGATGTGGATCCCGGCTGCTCGGCAGATGGCCCGCAGGATCGTTGACTTCCCGGTCCCGTTCTCCCCGGCAAAGAGGGTCACAGG is drawn from bacterium and contains these coding sequences:
- a CDS encoding AAA family ATPase — protein: MIHLQEVRFKFREYPETNEYPFGLPLLKNTRSLPFLLPVTLFAGENGTGKSTILRAICRAAGIHIWEEQGRRRHAKSPFEERLHDYLQACWSNGAVPGSFFSSDIFRTFASALDEFAVSDPGILKYFGGSSLMNQSHGQSLLSFFGSRYSIEGLYLLDEPETALSPRSQVRLLKIIREAAWRGHAQFIIASHSPILLACPGATVYSFDHLPPKVVEYEETEYYKVYKEFLEDRGKFLGQESGIPSTGSGQGRNQKSVKG
- a CDS encoding glutaredoxin family protein — translated: MFLYTLSTCVWCRRMKRWLDQKGFEYSYVDVDLAPDREHEAIMDEVRKWNPSCSFPTVVINDQECFSGFDPERLEEILGL